A window of the Microtus pennsylvanicus isolate mMicPen1 chromosome 4, mMicPen1.hap1, whole genome shotgun sequence genome harbors these coding sequences:
- the LOC142848567 gene encoding uncharacterized protein LOC142848567, giving the protein MSLFSSVKKIFISEKKPQTPLGFCDGPGKRLEWVNCLACRCTSPDKYDLLLHDPDNVLHAAVCLGKVSRVQSLLSQEKWDVNDRDNNDRTALHFASCYGHEEIVNILVENNCEINAADNQKTTPLVKAVQMCKEVIVSLLLEHDADPNIKDANDNSALHYAVYVGKPPIAALLLSYGANIEEKTKDGFTPLLLALRENQLLVAEFLIIRGANIHVSDDRQRTTLMYAVKSDSKHIVDLLLKRDIDVFFKDSFGWNAVRYAIVGNRKVARAILDCQDSIIRHVRRSNQVALEAAVCNTVHPLVQSALPTNVHRNESLVWFKASGTSFSLDPH; this is encoded by the exons ATGTCTTTATTCTCCAGTGTAAAGAAGATCTTCATCTCTGAGAAAAAGCCCCAAACACCACTAGGTTTCTGTGATGGGCCTGGGAAGAGGCTTGAATGGGTGAATTGCCTAGCGTGTAGGTGTACATCTCCAGACAAATATGATCTCCTGTTGCATGATCCTGACAATGTATTACATGCTGCAGTGTGTTTGGGGAAAGTTAGCAGAGTACAGAGTCTCTTAAGTCAGGAAAAATGGGATGTCAACGACAGAGATAATAACGATAG AACTGCTCTCCATTTTGCATCCTGTTATGGACATGAggaaatagtaaatattttagtgGAAAACAATTGTGAAATCAACGCAGCTGACAACCAGAAGACAACCCCATTGGTAAAG GCAGTACAAATGTGTAAAGAAGTCATTGTATCTTTGCTCCTTGAACATGACGCTGACCCAAATATAAAGGATGCTAATGACAACTCAGCTTTGCACTACGCAGTCTACGTGGGCAAACCGCCCATCGCTGCCCTTCTCCTTTCTTATGGCGCAAACATCGAGGAAAAGACGAAG GACGGCTTCACTCCTCTACTCCTGGCCCTCAGAGAGAACCAACTACTAGTGGCAGAATTCTTAATAATAAGGGGAGCAAATATACATGTGTCTGATGACCGGCAAAG aacGACATTAATGTATGCTGTCAAATCCGACTCAAAACATATTGTTGATCTTCTGCTTAAGCGTGACattgatgtattttttaaagactcCTTCGGCTGGAATGCAGTGAGATATGCTATTGTGGGTAACCGTAAAGT TGCCCGTGCTATTTTAGACTGTCAAGATTCAATAATTAGGCATGTCCGAAGGTCCAATCAAG tggcactggaagctgcagtgtgtaACACAGTGCACCCTTTAGTCCAGTCAGCCCTACCCACAAATGTCCACcgcaatgagtcactggtctggttcaaggcctccgGCACATCATTttcactggaccctcactga